CGACATCGAGCTGCTCACCATCAAACTGCGGCTGATCGTCGCCTCGGTCGACAAGGCCAAGGAGATGGGGATCGACTGGTGGGAGGACGACCCGGCGTTGTCCACCCGGGCCCGCCGTGACGAACTCACCCGGGAGAACACCGAGTTGCGCGAGCGGCTGGCGCGTCTCGAACAGCTGGAGCCTGCCCGGGGCGAGGAGGAGGCGTCATGACCGGACTGCGGTACGTCTACGCCGTCTGCCGTCCCTTCGGCACCCCGCTGCAGGCCCAGCTGGCCGGGGACCCGCCCCGGCTGCTGCACCACCGCGGTCTGGTCGCCGTGGTCAGCCATGTGCCGGAGCAGGACTTCGCCGAGGAGCCGCTCCGCAGCCATCTGGAGGACCTGGACTGGCTGACCACGACGGTACGCGCGCACCAGAGCGTGATCGACGCGCTCACCGTCGTCACCACCCCGCTGCCGTTGCGCCTCGGCACCGTCTTCCGCGACGACAGCGGGGTCCGCGTGATGCTCGAAGAACGCGAGGACGGGTTCCTGCGCACCCTCGACCGGCTCCAGGACCGGGTGGAGTGGGGCGTCAAGGTGTACGCCGAGACGCCGGCTCCGGCAGCTGAGGAGCCCGAGGAGAAACCGGCCAAGGCGGCATCGGGCCGGGACTATCTGCGCCGTCGGCGCTCGCAGGTGCGCTCGCACGAGGATCTGTGGCAGCAGGCGGAGGCATTCGCGACCGGGCTGCACGAAACGCTGTCCGCGTACGCCGAGGACACACGACTGCACGGTCCGCAGAACCCCACGCTTTCCGGGGCGTCCGGGCGGAACGTACTGAACGCCGCCTATCTCGTGCCGCGCGGTGATTCCGAGGAATTCGTGGAAATGGTGGACCGGACGAAGGACGAGGTCCCGGGAATGCGGGTGGAACTCACCGGTCCCTGGGCGGCGTATTCCTTCGCGGGGGAGGAACAGGCGTGACCGTCATAGAACGCCGTGAGGTGGCCCTGGTCGACCTGCTCGACCGGCTGCTGGCCGGCGGGGTCGTCATCACGGGGGACATCACCCTGCGTATCGCGGACGTCGACCTCGTGCGCATCGACCTGAACGCGCTGATCAGCTCGGTCAACGCTCAAGTGCCCTCGCCGTGGGAGGAGTTGCTGTGACTGCCCGACGCAACCGACTGGACCTCGAACCCGACACGGTCGAGCGCGACCTGGTCAAGCTCGTCCTGACCGTCGTGGAGCTGCTGCGCCAGCTCATGGAACGCCAGGCGCTGCGGCGCTTCGACTCGGGCGACCTGAGCGAGGAGCAGGAGGAGCGCATCGGGCTCACTCTGATGCTGCTCGACGACCGCATGGCCGAGCTGCGCGATCGCTACGGACTGCGGCCCGAGGACCTCAATCTGGACCTCGGGCCGCTGGGACCGCTGCTTCCCCGGGAATGAGCCGGAACGGTGTCGACGGCGTCGACGGTGTCAGGACCGATTCCCGGGAGTCCTCACCACCTGTACCAGCGGCCCCTGCCTCCGCCCGCTGTCGTGCCGCGCATCAGGAACCCCAAGAGCCATAGCACCAGCACGGCCAGTGCGATCCACCAGAGAATCTTCACTGCGAATCCGGCACCGAAAAGAACCAGTGCCAGAAGCAGTACCAGCAGAATGGCAACCATAATGTGAACCTCCTGCTGGTCGGGTATCCCGAAAAGGGAGAATCAGCCGTCCTTTCGGCACAGAATCTCCCCGTGCAGCACACAGAACCAGCCGTCCTCCCGCTTTCCCCATTCCCGCCAGGCGTCCGACACGGCCGCCAGCTGCGCCGCGGTGGCGTGGCCGCCCTCGGTGGCCCGCCCGGCGTACGCCGACTCCAGGGTGCGGTCCGCCCACAGCCCGCTCCACCACTCACGTTCCGCGGCGGTGGAGTAGGTCCAGGTGCCGGAACTCGCCGTGATGTCGGTGAGGCCCGCCCGCAGCGCCCAGGACTTCAGCCGGCGCCCGGCGTCGGGCTCGCCCCCGTTGGCCCGCGCCACCCGCTGGTACAGATCCAGCCAGTCGTCCAGCCCCTCGGACGCCGGATACCAGGTCATGGCCGCGTAGTCCGACTCGCGTACGGCGATGTACCCGCCCCTTTTGGTGACCCTCTTCATCTCGCGCAGCGCCTGCACCGGGTCCCCGACGTGCTGGAGGACCTGATGGGCGTGGACCACGCAGAAGGTGTCGTCGGGGAAGTCCAGGGCGTGCACGTCCGCGACCGCGAAGTCGACGTTCGTCAGACCGCGCTCGGCGGCCGTGGCCCGCGCCTGCTCCAGGATGCCCGGCGCCCGGTCGACCGCCGTGACGTGTCCGTCCGGGACCAGCGCGGCGAGGTCGGCGGTGATGGTGCCCGGTCCGCAGCCGATGTCCAGGATCTTCATGTGGGGCTTCAGCGAACCGAGCAGGTAGGCCGCCGAGTTGGCGGCGGTGCGCCAGGTGTGCGAACGGAGCACGGACTCGTGGTGCCCGTGTGTGTAGACGGCGGTCTCCTGCGGCTTCCCCTGCGATGTCGGCATGGCCGGCCTCCCCTTCTCGACATGTCCGTCGGTACGCAGAACCGTACGCGCGCATGTCGGATGGTGAGACCCCCGTATTGCGATGTGGACTGACGGGTGATCAGCTCCCGGGCAGTGGGCGGTACACCGTGAGCGCCTCGGGCAGCTTCTCCAGCGTCACCTCGCCCTCCACGTCGGTCACCTCACCGTCGTAGGCGAGGAGCGTGCCCGGCGCGACCCCCGTCAGGTGGAGGCGTCCCACCTGGACCGCGGCGTGGACGGGGGACCGGGTCAGCGGGCCCGCGAGTGCGGCGGCGAGCAGGCGCAGGGCGGGCCGGCGGCCGCCGTGCACGACCCGCACGTCGAGCCGGCCGTCCGCGAGATCGGTGCGGCGGCCGGGGGTGAGGCCCAGCCGGTGGTAGGTGCCGTTGCCGACGAACAGCAGCCACAGCGGCCTGCTCCGGCCGCCGAACCCGGCCTCCAGCGGATGCCGGTCGGCCCGCAGGACGCGCAGCGCCCCGAGGACCCCGGCCGGCCAGCCGCCGATCCGGCCCGACCAGCGCTCACGCTCACGCACCAGCTCCGGGTACACGCCCAGACTGCACGCGTTGACGAAGACGCCCTCACGGTCCCCGCAGCTGAACCGGCCCGCGTCCACGCGCACGGCCTCGCCCCGCCGGACGGCCCGGGTCAGATCCCGCGACCCCTCCACACCGAGGTCGTGGGCGAAGTGGTTCAGGGTGCCGCCGGGCAGCACGGCCAGCGGCACGTCGTGACGCAGGGCGATCTCGGCCGCCGCGTTGACCGTGCCGTCGCCGCCGCACACCCCGAGCACCGTGGCCCGGGCCGCCGCCTTCTCCAGCTCGGCCCGGACAAGAGCCGGTTCGCACTCGACGATCTCGGCCAGCGGCAGCCCGTCGTGCAGGGCACGCACCCGGTCCGCGGTGCCCGAGGCGGTGTTCGCCACCATGATCAGGCCCTCGCCGTCCGGCAGTGCCGGCACCTCCGCATACGGCCGGGCCTGCGGCACGACCTGGGCGCGCGTCGGCACCAGGCCCCGTACCGCGAACGCGGCACCCGCACCGAGGGCGGCGCCCGCCAGGACGTCGCTCGGGAAGTGCACGCCCGTGTAGACCCGGGACAGCGCCACCGACCAGGCGACCGGGGCCACGACGGCGCCCCACGCCGGGGACTCCAGCGCCACGCCGGTCGCGAAGGCCGCCGCCGACGCGGCGTGGCCGGAGGGGAACGAGGTCGTGATCGGCTGCCGCTTCAGCTGCCGGACGCGGGGGACCGGGTCCAGGACGGGACGTGTGCGGCGTACCGAGCGCTTGCCGAGGGTGTTGATGGTCGCGGAGGCCAGGGTCAGCGAGGCGAGGCCCCGGGCGGCGGCCCGGCGGGCCCGCGGGGTACGGCTCGCGGCCAGCGCGGCGGCGGTGGCGAACCACAGGACACCGTGGTTCGCACTGCGGCTCAGGCGGGGCAGGACGCGTTCGGCGGCCGGCCAGTCGCTGCGTGCCGCGAACGCGAACAGACGGTGGTCCAGCGCCGGCAGGCGGTCGCGCAGAAAACGGGGGCCGGGTTTCAGGACGATGCGGTCGACGTCTGGGCTCATGAGGTACCGGGTACCCGCACGGGCCGGCTTCCTGTCCCTGATAAGGGTTTGCCCATCGCCACAGGTGACCCGCACAATGCGGCCTCATGGGACATCTGGAAGCCGCGCACCTCGAGTACTACCTCCCCGACGGCAGGGCGCTGCTCGGTGATGTGTCCTTCCGGGTGGGCGAAGGGGCCGTCATGGCCCTCGTCGGACCCAACGGTGCGGGCAAGACGACCCTGCTGCGGCTGATCTCCGGAGAGCTGAAACCGCACGGCGGAACGGTCACGGTGAGCGGCGGCCTGGGCGTGATGCGCCAGTTCGTGGGGTCCGTACGGGACGAGACGACCGTACGGGATCTGCTCGTGTCGGTCGCGCCGTCCCGGATCCAGGACGCCGCGCGCGCCGTGGACCGGGCCGAGCACCTGATCATGACCGTCGACGACGAGGCCGCCCAGCTGACGTACGCGCAGGCACTCTCCGACTGGGCCGAGGTGCGCGGATACGAGTCCGAGACGCTGTGGGACATGTGCACCACGGCCGCGCTCGGGGTGTCGTACGAGAAGGCGCAGTTCCGGCAGGTGCGGACGCTGTCCGGCGGCGAGCAGAAGAGGCTCGTGCTGGAGGCGCTGCTGCGCGGCACGGACGAGGTGCTGCTGCTGGACGAACCGGACAACTACCTCGACGTACCCGGTAAGCGCTGGCTGGAGGAGCGGCTCAAGGAGACCCGCAAGACGGTCCTGTTCGTCTCCCACGACCGGGAACTGCTGTCCCGCTCCGCCGAGAAGATCGTCTCGGTGGAGCCTTCCCCGGCCGGGGCGGACGCGTGGGTGCACGGCGGCGGCTTCGCGACCTATCACGACGCCCGCCGTGAACGCTTCGCCCGTTTCGAGGAGTTGCGCCGACGCTGGGACGAGAAGCACGCCCAGCTGAAGAAGCTGGTGCTGAACCTCCGTCAGGCGGCCAGCATCAGCCACGAGTTGTCCTCCCGCTACCAGGCCGCGCAGACCCGTCTGCGCAAGTTCGAGGAGGCCGGACCGCCGCCCGAGCCGCCGCGCGATCAGGACATCAAGATGCGGATCAAGGGCGGCCGCACCGGTGTAAGGGCCGTCACCTGCAAGGGACTTGAGCTGACCGGCCTGATGAAACCCTTCGACCTGGAGGTCTTCTACGGCGAACGCGTCGCCGTCCTCGGCTCCAACGGCTCCGGCAAGTCGCACTTCCTGCGGCTGCTGGCCGGCGGCGACGTGGCGCACACCGGGGAGTGGAAGCTCGGTGCGCGCGTGGTGCCCGGGCACTTCGCCCAGACCCACGCCCACCCCGAGCTGGAGGGGCGCACTCTCCTGGACATCCTCTGGAAGGAGCACGCCCAGGACCGGGGCGCCGCGATGTCCCGGCTGCGCCGCTACGAACTGACCGGCCAGGCCGAGCAGAGCTTCGACCGTCTCTCCGGCGGCCAGCAGGCCCGCTTCCAGATCCTCCTGCTGGAGCTGCAGGGCGTCACCGCGCTGCTTCTGGACGAGCCCACGGACAACCTCGACCTGGAGTCCGCGGAGGCCCTCCAGGAGGGCCTGGAAGCCTTCGATGGCACAGTCCTCTCGGTCACGCACGACCGGTGGTTCGCGCGTTCCTTCGACCGCTACCTGGTCTTCGGCTCCGACGGGCGGGTGCGGGAGACGACGGAGCCGGTGTGGGACGAGCGGCGCGTGGAACGGGCCCGGTAGGTCACCGGGCCCGCCCCCGGGCGGTCACGTCCACCGCAGCAGTGCGCCCAGACCCCCCACCGGCGCCCCGTCCCCGAGCGCCGGCGTCACCGAGAGCGCCGGGGCGCCCGTGGCAGCCGCCGACCTGATCAGCGCGTCGTCCGCGCGGGCCGACCAGGAGTTCTGCTCGCCGAGGATCTTCAGATCCGTACGGCGCACCGCCAGCTGGTCGGGATCCTCGCCGACCCACACCTCACGGTGCGCGTCGGGACCGTCCGGGCGGATCAGGAGCTCGCCGATACGGTGCTCACGCGCCGCCTCGACCAGCGCGGGCACGCCCTCGGCGGCACCGGGACGCCCGTCGTCCCCCGGCGTCCGGGCCGCGAGGAACCGTTCCAGCTCCCGCTCCGTCCGCGTCCGCACGTACGCGGCGCGGGTGTGTTCCACGTCCTCGTCGAGCAGCCGGCTCCCGGCGCCGTGCGCGGCCTCGACGACCATGTCGTGCAGCCGCTTCGGCAGCCGTTCACGCACGGACCGCTTCTCGCGTTCGTCGCCGACGAGGATCAGCAGGTCGGCGCCCATTTCCTCCTGGCAGACCGCGAGCGCGTCCGCGATCTCGGCCGCGTTGCGCTCCCAAGTGTTCTCCACCCGCAGCTGGACGTGCCGCTCCGACCAGTCGGCCGAACCGGTCCGGTGGACGGGCCACTGCTCGCCGGTGACCGTACCGGCGTCCTTGCGGCCCAGTGCTCCGCGCAGCTCGAAGTCCGCGCCCTTGCGGTCGATGTACGCCACCACGCACACGGGGTCCTCACCGGCCAGTTCGAGCAGCGGCGCGGTGTGCGGCAGCGGGGCCCAGCGGACCAGGCTGCCGTCGGGGGACCGGGTCAGCGGCGGGTCCAGAACGACCTCACCCGCCCGCGCGAATACGGCCCGGCCATGCGGTTCGGACGACTGCCGCAACTCCTCCAGCGCCTCCCGCACGGCCACACAGGTGTCCTCGTCGGCCCCTTGCGCGGACAGTTCGCGAGCGACCGCGACCGCCGCGAGACGGCCTTCGTGGGACGAGTCCTCGGTGGGGCGTGGGGCGTCGGCGTACACGGAGGCCCAGGGGCCCGGATGTTCGTGGAGTGGCTGCAGAAAAGCGAGATTCATGATGTCCCTCCCGGATACCGCTCGGGGGCAGTGCGGTAATGCGTCCCGGGCGGGTACCCGAAGCGCATGAACGAACACGACGAGCGGGACACCAGGGCGACCGGAGTCGACCCCGGCCGGCTGGACGACCAGCAGCTCATGAAAGAGCTGGAGACGATCCACCGCACCCGGCACGAGACGCTGCTCCATGGCTCGAACGACGCGCTCAGCGCCCACAACGAGCGCATGGCACGGCTGGAGGGCGAGTACTTGCGCCGCAACCCGCGCCGTACGGTGGCCGCGGGCCGCACCCGGGAAGGCGCGCGGGAGCGGAGGCCGGGGGAGTCGGCCACGCCGACGTCGTGACGGGCCTCGGATCCCCACGAAGGCGAACGGTGACCTGCTGATCACGTGATCAGCAGGTCACCGGGACGTGCGCGCGAGGTCCGGTCCCGTCAGGCGGCCGCCTCCTGGGCGAACACGTCAAGAGATACGTCCGGTCACGGCTTGCTGAACGGGCTGTGCGCACGTCCCACCGGCCGGGCTCATACGGCGGCCTCGCCCTGCGGACCGGCGCGGTTGATGTCGGCCAGTGCCGACCCCGGGTCCCGCGCCTGTGCGAGGTCCCCGAGGCTCACCATGCCGACCGGCAGACCGTCCTCGATGACCGGCAGCCGCCGTACGGCATGCGCGCGCATCAGCGCCGCGGCCTGTGTCACCGGGTCGCCGGGAGCCACCGTCACCGGATCCGGCGTGCACACCGACTCGGCGCTCACCGTCAACGGGTCGACGCCGTCGGCCACGGCCCGCACCGTGATGTCCCGGTCGGTGAGCAGCCCCACCACCCGCTGACCGTCGGCGACCACCACGTCGCCGATGTCCTGCGCGCGCATCAGCCGCGCCGCCTCGACCAGCGAGGCGTCCGGCCGGACGGCCACCACACCGGGTGTCATCACCTCCCGTACGAGCTGGGCCGTCACGGCGCGCCCTCCGCATGGGTCAGCGCCCGCGCGAGTTCCTGGACGGTGGCGTAGTTCTCATTGCGCGGCAACGCCTCCACCGCCTCGACGAGGGGGTCGGGGGCGTGTTTGCGGCGCAGTGCCCGCCCCAGCTCCACGGGGGTGGCGGGGAAGGAGCTGCGGCCCAGGATCCGGGCCAGCTCCAGTCGGACGCCCTCCAGCGACGCCCCGGGCCGGCCGGGTGTCACGGGCCCGCCCCAGACCTGCGGATCGTCGTCGGCGGTCGGCTCCGGGTCGTTCCACTCCTCGCTGCGGGTGGGATGCCCGGAACGGAGCAGACCCTGGAGTTCGTGCTTCATCTCGTCGTCGCGGTGGCGGCTCAGCCGGTCGCTGCCTCGCTGCATGTTCTCCCTCCAGATCTTCGGGGTCCGCACCGCGTACCCGTGCACTGCGGGCCGACACGGGGTTTGTGTCACCGAAGCCGGGAGACCCGGCCCGGACCCCCCGCGCACCTCCTCCGGGAAGGACTGGCGATGGTGCTCCTCGCCGCGCTCATGCCCCTGCTCATGCTCGGCGTGGTCCTCGCGCTGGGCCGGTACGAGGAGCTGATGCTTCCGCGACGGGCGGAGGACCGGCCCCAGCCGGCCGTCCTCCCGTCGGCGGCAGCGGCTACTTCTTCTCCCGCCCCGGCAGGAACTCCTGCACCTTCGCCGTGAAGCCCTGCCCGACCATGGCCGCCGCGACCGCGTCGCCCTTGAGGATCGAGGAGAACGTGGCCTCCAGCTGTTCCCAGGTCGCGTGCGGCGCGACCGGCGGTACGGCGGGGTCGGTGAGGAACTCCAGGACCGCGGGCCGGTCCGCGGCCGGCCCGGCCCGCCAGGCCGCCTCCACGTCCTGGCGGCTTCTCCACCCGGATCCCGGTCAGACCGAGGGAGCGGGCGAACGCCGCGTACTGCACGTCCGGGAGCGCTTGCGAGGGCAGGAACGACGGGGCGCCCTCCATGGCCCGCAACCGTTCGAGAATGTGATCGGACACCTTGGTGCTCATGGGCTGGCCTCCCGGACGTGGGCGGCACAGACAGCGGCCTTACGAGGCACCCTGCGCGCGCCCGGAAACCTTCACCGGTGTTTGCCCCCGAAGGCCCGGGGCAGGCGCAGTCCCAGTGCTTCGGACCGGAGGCACGTCCGTGGGAGCGGCCCCGAGCCGCAACGGTCGCGCCTGCCCGGCCCCCCCTCGCAGACGCGCTCCCACCCCGATCGTCCAACCCAGAGCACGATCTAGGGAGTTGCGACGCACATGCCCACTCCAGTGAGCGCGAAGCACCACCCGCACGACGACGCCCCCGACACCGCCGAGGACTTCCGCAGACTCGCCGCGCTCCCTCCGGGACCCGAGCGCGACACCCTGCGCGGACGGATCGTCGAGGCGTGGCTGCCCATGGCCGACCGGCTCGCCGGCCGTTTCCGCAACCGGGGCGAGAGCTTCGACGACCTGCGCCAGGTCGCCGCCCTCGGCCTGGTCAAGGCCGTGGACCGCTACGACCCCGCACTCGGCAGCGCCTTCGAGAGCTACGCCGTGCCCACCATCACCGGCGAGATCAAGCGGCACTTCCGCGACCACATGTGGACCCTGCATGTACCGCGCCGGGTCCAGGAGCTGCGCAACCGCGTCCGCTTCGCCTCCCGGGACCTCGCCCAGACCATCCCGGGCCGCAGGCCCACCGTCGCCGAGATCGCCGCGCAGGCCAACATGAGCGACGAGGACGCCCGGGTCGGTCTGGAGGCACTGGAGAGTTTCACCGCCCTGTCCCTCGACGCCGAACTTCCCGGCAGCCCAAACGGCTACTCCCTCGCCGACTGCCTCGGCTCGCTCGACCCCGCACTGGCCACGGTCGTCGACCGCGAGTCCGTCAAGCCCCGGCTGGCCGCGCTGCCCGAACGCGAGCGGGCCATCCTCTACATGCGGTTCTTCGGCGACATGACCCAGAGCCGTATCGCCGAGCAGCTGGGCATCTCGCAGATGCACGTGTCCCGGCTGATCAACCGCTGCTGCGGACGACTGCGCGAACAGATCATGCGCGACGCCGCCGCGTGACGGGACGGTTCTGACGGTCAGGTTCCGACAGGGCGGCTCTCACGGTCCGGGGATGCGTGCCCGCACGTCTCCGTTCGCGGCCCGGGGTCACCCACTCGGCCCTCACCGTCCCGCCAATGGCCTTCGGCCGCGCGCGGACCGGGGCCCCGGGGGCTGAGATGACGGTGGGTGCGACCGTCGCGCCCCCGGTCCAGTCGTCGTATCCCCGACGCCCGACGACGGGCCCCTCAGCCGTCGGCCGAAGGAGTCCACCTCATGCGCCGCACCGCCCGTCTCCGGGCCCTGACCGTCGTCCTCTTCGCCCTCGGAATCACCCTGGGTCTCGCCGCGCCGAGCGCCTTCGCCGACCCGGCCGCCGAAGTCAGCCCGAGCAGTGTCACGCCGGGCGCGAGCGTCACCGTGTCCGTCTCCTGCGACCCCGGCGGCGGTACGCCACCCGCCACCCTCGACGCCACCTCGCAGGCCTTCGAGACGGCAACTGTCCGGCTCCGACTGGTGCCCGGCAACGACGACGCCGTCTCCGGCCCCGCCTACAGCGGCAACGCGCGCGTCGCCGCCGACCAGGCGCTCCAGGACGGTGCCGGCGGTGTCGGCCCGGACTCCGCGTGGACCGTCGACGGCACCTGCCCCACCGCGGACCGCGCGCCGGGCAAGGCGTGGAGCGCCACCTTCACCGTCACCCGCGACACCGCCACGGCCACCGCCGGCGGCGAACGCCGCCCGTGCACCGAGCCGCGCGCCGAACCGAGCACCGACACCTGTGGTGCCGCGGTCATCCAGCGCCCCGTCCGGGCCGGCCAGGGCGGCACCTTCCGCGACAGCGTCCCGGCCCTGGTCACCGGCGGTCTGCTCATCGCCGGCGCCGCGGCAGGGGCCGTGTACCGGCTGCGCCGCAAGAACCCCGCGGCCAACGCCTGAGGCGAAACCCGGGGACCGTGTGACGGGTGCAACCCGCACGGGCGCCCATGGGCCGGAGGCACCGTGGGTACTCAGAGCGCGAGGAGTGCACGAAGCGCCTCACCAGGCGTCGCCTCACCGAGGGTGAGAGGACGAGACGGCGGACCGGGCGGCGGGCCACCTGAGAGCGGCTGACGGAGGTGACCATGCGGACCGACCCGGAGGATCACGGCCCCGTCCGCTACGGCCCCCCGCCGCCCGACGACGCGCTGCCGGTACTGCCGGACCTCGCCGCGGTGCTGTCCGACGCTGCCACCCGCCCCCGTGCCGAACCGGTCGGCGGCGGCACCCCGCTCCTGGAGGCCGCCTGCGGTTACGGAGCCCGGCGCGGCCTGCCCGCCCGGCCGGACCACGTGGTCGCCGCCCCCGGGGCCCCAGCCCTGCTGGTCGCCCTGACCGCCGCCCTCGGCGGTGACGTCCTGGTGCCCCGCCCCTGCGCCGCCTGGTGGGCGCCGTACGCACGCCTGCTGGGAAGGCCCGTCTTCCACGTGGCGACACCCGCCGAGTGCGGCGGTGTCCCCGATCCCTACGCCCTGCTGGAGACCGTGCGCCGGGTGCGTGCCGAGGGCGGTGACCCACGGCTGCTGGTGTTGTCCGTCGCCGACGACCCCACCGCCACCGTCGCCCCGCCCGAGGCGCTGCACGAGGCCGTCGAGGCCGCCGCGGGTGAGGGCCTGCACCTGGTCAGCGACGAGACCTGGCGCGACACCGTGCACACCCCGCACGAGACGGTTCTGGTCAGCCCCGCGGAGATGGCGCCCGACCGGGTCACCGTGGTCACCGACCTGGCCGGCGGACTGCTGCCGGCCGGCTGGCCCGCCGCCATCGCCCGCTTCCCGGCGAACGGCAGCGGCGACGGCCTACGCGCGCGTGTGCTGGACGTACTGACCGCCCTGGGCGCCCGCGTCGCCGCCCCGGTCGCCGCGGCCGCCGCCCACGCGCTCACCGAGCCCGAACCGGTCGCCGCCCACCGTGCCGCTGTGGTGGACCTCCACGCACGCGTGGCCGCCGCCGCGCACGCCGTCGTCGTCGGCGCGGGCGCCCTGTGCCGGCCCCCACAGGCCGGCCGTCACCTCTACGTCGACCTCGGCCCCCTGCGGCCGGCGCTCACCGCGCGGGGCATCGGCGACGCCCAGGACCTGGAGGACTTCCTCGCCGCCCGGCTCGGTGTGCCCGCGCCCGGCGGCCACCGCTTCGGCGACGACCTCGGCGCGCTGCGCGTACGGCTGTCCACCGGCCCGCTGCTCGGGACCTCGGACACGGAACGCGCGGAATGCCTCACGTCACCCGCGCCGTTGGAACTGCCACACGTGCAACGCGCGTTGATCACCTTGAAGTCGGTCTTCGACGACCTTTGCGACGACGCTCAGCGATGGGAGCCTCCTCGATGACGCAGCAGTCCGAGTCGACCACCACCAGGGTGGCCGGCGGGCCGGCGGCCCGGTCCTCCTTCGCGCCGCCGCACCCTCCCCTCGCCGAACCCCGCCCGCTGGGGGAGCGCAGAGTGTGGCCGAGGTCCTTCCACGACCGTCTGACCGCCCCCCTGCCCGGCCTGAAGTCCATGGCCCGCTTCGCCCGTGAGGGCGCGGTACGCCCCGGCCCCGAGGGCCTTGCCGACATCCCGAAGCTGCCCTACGAACCCGCCCCGCTCCCCGCCGTCGACAGCCGCACGGTCGCCGTCTCCTGGGCGGGACACGCCAGTTGGGTGGTGCGGATCGGTGGCCTGACCGTCCTCACCGACCCGGTCTGGTCCCGCCGCATCCTCGGCACCCCGGCCCGGATCACCCCGGTGGGCATCGACTGGAACACCCTGCCGCGCATCGACGCGGTGGTCATCAGCCACAACCACTACGACCACCT
This is a stretch of genomic DNA from Streptomyces sp. NBC_00285. It encodes these proteins:
- a CDS encoding aminotransferase class I/II-fold pyridoxal phosphate-dependent enzyme, coding for MRTDPEDHGPVRYGPPPPDDALPVLPDLAAVLSDAATRPRAEPVGGGTPLLEAACGYGARRGLPARPDHVVAAPGAPALLVALTAALGGDVLVPRPCAAWWAPYARLLGRPVFHVATPAECGGVPDPYALLETVRRVRAEGGDPRLLVLSVADDPTATVAPPEALHEAVEAAAGEGLHLVSDETWRDTVHTPHETVLVSPAEMAPDRVTVVTDLAGGLLPAGWPAAIARFPANGSGDGLRARVLDVLTALGARVAAPVAAAAAHALTEPEPVAAHRAAVVDLHARVAAAAHAVVVGAGALCRPPQAGRHLYVDLGPLRPALTARGIGDAQDLEDFLAARLGVPAPGGHRFGDDLGALRVRLSTGPLLGTSDTERAECLTSPAPLELPHVQRALITLKSVFDDLCDDAQRWEPPR
- a CDS encoding RNA polymerase sigma factor SigF; translation: MPTPVSAKHHPHDDAPDTAEDFRRLAALPPGPERDTLRGRIVEAWLPMADRLAGRFRNRGESFDDLRQVAALGLVKAVDRYDPALGSAFESYAVPTITGEIKRHFRDHMWTLHVPRRVQELRNRVRFASRDLAQTIPGRRPTVAEIAAQANMSDEDARVGLEALESFTALSLDAELPGSPNGYSLADCLGSLDPALATVVDRESVKPRLAALPERERAILYMRFFGDMTQSRIAEQLGISQMHVSRLINRCCGRLREQIMRDAAA
- a CDS encoding DUF2795 domain-containing protein — protein: MQRGSDRLSRHRDDEMKHELQGLLRSGHPTRSEEWNDPEPTADDDPQVWGGPVTPGRPGASLEGVRLELARILGRSSFPATPVELGRALRRKHAPDPLVEAVEALPRNENYATVQELARALTHAEGAP